In Brevibacillus brevis NBRC 100599, a single genomic region encodes these proteins:
- a CDS encoding phage tail protein has protein sequence MFANENPFYTNLRFRVDFLPFGLEMDGIWVAGFSEVSGLAVETELEEYQEGGVNHFVHKLPKRSKFPNLVFKRGFVRSNELWRWYEEFHFGPPEKRKRKQGAIILMDANGNDVGAWAFEGAYPVKWVGPEFRATHGEVAVETLEIVHHGLKSYF, from the coding sequence GTGTTCGCCAATGAGAATCCGTTTTACACCAACCTCCGATTTCGTGTGGACTTTCTTCCGTTTGGATTGGAGATGGATGGCATCTGGGTCGCTGGATTTAGTGAAGTGTCCGGATTGGCCGTCGAAACAGAGCTGGAGGAGTACCAAGAGGGTGGCGTGAACCATTTCGTTCACAAGCTACCGAAACGCAGCAAGTTTCCCAATCTCGTCTTCAAACGAGGGTTTGTGAGATCAAACGAGCTGTGGCGATGGTATGAGGAATTCCACTTTGGCCCGCCAGAAAAGCGCAAGCGCAAGCAAGGGGCAATCATTCTTATGGACGCAAACGGAAATGACGTGGGGGCTTGGGCATTTGAAGGGGCTTATCCGGTCAAGTGGGTTGGACCGGAGTTTCGGGCCACGCATGGAGAAGTAGCCGTTGAGACATTGGAAATCGTGCACCACGGCTTAAAATCGTATTTTTAA
- a CDS encoding DUF6760 family protein produces the protein MSGYPVDKIYEEAAFIAYYFHWPHDEIMSMEHKERRRWCEEISAINRRQNDEPENVFDVFKRR, from the coding sequence ATGAGTGGGTATCCCGTCGACAAGATCTATGAAGAAGCCGCCTTCATCGCCTACTATTTTCACTGGCCTCACGACGAGATCATGTCGATGGAACACAAGGAACGGCGGCGCTGGTGTGAAGAGATATCCGCGATCAATCGCAGGCAAAATGACGAACCCGAAAATGTTTTTGATGTGTTCAAGCGGAGGTGA
- a CDS encoding phage tail protein — protein sequence MADRKDPYRKFRYRVEMDGIQQAGFSEVSGFDASVDVVEYREGNEVITPRKLPGLAKYGNITLKWGVTDSMDLYNWMQDTIQGKVARKTVTIIAINEAGDDVATWKVIEAWPTKYTAPDFNGTSSEVAIEQLEIAHEGMTRTK from the coding sequence ATGGCAGATCGCAAGGATCCATACCGCAAGTTTCGGTATCGGGTAGAGATGGACGGCATTCAGCAGGCAGGCTTCAGTGAGGTGTCGGGCTTTGACGCGTCTGTGGACGTAGTCGAGTATCGTGAAGGCAATGAGGTGATTACACCCCGCAAGCTCCCGGGCTTGGCGAAGTACGGGAACATCACGCTGAAATGGGGCGTGACAGATTCGATGGATTTGTACAACTGGATGCAGGACACCATCCAGGGCAAGGTCGCACGCAAAACGGTAACGATCATTGCCATTAACGAAGCCGGAGATGATGTCGCTACATGGAAGGTCATCGAAGCATGGCCGACCAAATACACGGCGCCTGATTTTAACGGTACGTCCTCAGAGGTAGCAATTGAGCAGTTGGAAATCGCCCATGAAGGAATGACACGCACGAAATAA
- a CDS encoding phage tail sheath subtilisin-like domain-containing protein, producing the protein MPEYLSPGVYVEEFDSGPVPMEGASTSTAGFIGLAQKGPVAGLPELITGVNDFRKLFGSYLSENAFGEYRYLAYAVDHFFLNGGSRCYVMRVAPADAKPASNEGNSEGAVLRITAKNPGAWGNQIRVNLIPSSKAKTQIYEQLGEAPKYRVKNSAGFQAGDVVSFYDGETKQYSEVVSSQDNVIELSAVLTGDVIDNNLLPVKILSTCEFTVQVFYNDEAEEFDKCSLNVSAANHVSKLLAKSNIVEVEAGAAPASSEVIPPFTVISGMAEETQSEGGKTEFGLYQISLAGGSDGSVANLSAGEYMGEDHGPGKRTGIQAFIDNDEVSIMAIPGVTDPNVQLALVAHCENLKSRFAILDIPRDKKKVSDVLTHRNIFDTQYAAIYNPWLQVFDPLDKRNIYIPPSGSMVGIYARSDNTRGVHKAPANEVVRGCTGLDCQYNTGEQDILNPKGVNLIRAFTGQGIRVWGARTMSSNGLWKYINVRRLFIFLEESIKNGTNWVVFEPNDERLWARVQRTIDSFLTRVWRDGALMGSSPQEAFYIQIGRSTMTQDDIDNGRLICVIGVAPVKPAEFVIFRITQKTSDQ; encoded by the coding sequence ATGCCAGAGTACTTATCACCAGGGGTGTATGTCGAAGAATTTGATAGTGGCCCCGTTCCCATGGAGGGAGCGAGCACGAGCACAGCCGGCTTTATCGGGCTTGCCCAAAAAGGACCCGTTGCAGGATTGCCTGAGCTGATTACAGGTGTCAATGATTTTCGCAAATTGTTCGGTTCCTATTTGTCTGAAAATGCGTTTGGCGAATACCGTTATCTCGCTTATGCGGTGGATCACTTCTTCCTGAATGGAGGCTCCCGTTGTTATGTAATGCGGGTAGCGCCAGCAGATGCGAAGCCGGCTTCCAATGAAGGCAACAGCGAAGGGGCTGTCCTTCGGATTACGGCCAAAAACCCGGGGGCATGGGGAAATCAGATCCGCGTAAATTTGATTCCGTCGAGTAAGGCAAAAACGCAGATTTACGAGCAGCTTGGCGAGGCTCCTAAATACCGCGTGAAAAACAGTGCAGGCTTTCAAGCGGGTGATGTCGTTTCTTTCTATGACGGTGAAACCAAGCAGTACAGCGAAGTGGTTTCTTCCCAAGACAATGTGATCGAGCTGTCTGCCGTGCTCACAGGAGACGTCATCGATAACAATCTGCTGCCGGTCAAAATTTTGTCCACATGCGAATTCACGGTGCAAGTCTTCTACAACGATGAGGCCGAAGAGTTCGACAAATGCTCGCTCAATGTCTCTGCTGCCAATCATGTCAGCAAGCTGCTGGCCAAAAGCAATATCGTAGAGGTCGAAGCGGGTGCTGCCCCTGCGAGCTCAGAAGTCATACCGCCTTTTACCGTCATTTCAGGGATGGCGGAAGAAACTCAATCTGAGGGTGGAAAGACGGAATTCGGTCTGTATCAAATCTCATTGGCAGGGGGTAGCGACGGTTCTGTCGCCAATCTGTCGGCGGGCGAATACATGGGGGAGGATCATGGACCGGGAAAACGTACCGGAATCCAAGCCTTCATCGATAATGACGAAGTGAGCATTATGGCCATTCCTGGCGTAACAGACCCGAATGTGCAGCTCGCGCTTGTGGCTCATTGTGAAAACCTGAAAAGCCGCTTCGCCATCCTCGATATCCCACGCGACAAGAAAAAAGTAAGCGATGTGTTGACGCATCGCAATATTTTCGATACGCAATACGCTGCCATCTACAATCCTTGGCTGCAAGTGTTTGATCCGCTGGACAAGCGCAACATCTACATTCCGCCATCTGGCTCCATGGTAGGCATTTACGCGCGCTCGGACAACACCCGCGGCGTCCACAAAGCCCCGGCAAACGAGGTCGTACGCGGCTGCACAGGACTGGATTGCCAGTACAATACGGGCGAGCAGGATATTTTGAATCCGAAGGGAGTCAACCTGATTCGCGCGTTTACAGGTCAAGGAATTCGCGTCTGGGGTGCGCGGACGATGTCATCCAACGGGCTATGGAAGTACATAAACGTGCGCCGCCTGTTCATTTTCCTCGAAGAATCGATCAAAAACGGGACAAACTGGGTGGTATTTGAGCCAAATGACGAGAGGCTGTGGGCCCGCGTCCAACGCACGATCGATTCTTTCCTGACGCGAGTTTGGCGAGATGGCGCGTTGATGGGCTCAAGCCCGCAGGAAGCCTTTTACATCCAAATCGGAAGAAGCACGATGACGCAAGATGATATCGACAATGGCAGATTGATCTGCGTGATTGGTGTAGCTCCTGTCAAACCAGCAGAGTTCGTCATCTTCCGTATTACGCAAAAAACATCTGATCAGTAA
- a CDS encoding DUF4255 domain-containing protein: MSQYTAIAEVGETLLTLLRKEMTPEPISQPELIGLSSPAQPGDLALALFLYEIRESQERQHMMISEGTDQLRYPPMTVNLSYILTAHSPAEQHTRMLDEHRILGRAMQVLYDNAILRGDQLQGSLANMDTELRVVVEQPPVDKLIQLFPHVPYKLSIGYSVGPVHIDSTRVRSTKRVLERDIRIRGEGHG; encoded by the coding sequence ATTAGCCAGTACACCGCCATTGCTGAAGTAGGAGAGACACTGCTCACTCTTTTGCGAAAAGAGATGACGCCGGAGCCGATTAGCCAACCGGAGTTGATTGGTCTAAGCTCGCCTGCTCAGCCAGGAGATTTGGCGTTAGCCTTGTTTTTATACGAAATCCGGGAAAGTCAGGAGAGGCAGCACATGATGATCAGTGAAGGTACTGATCAGTTGCGATATCCCCCAATGACGGTCAATCTATCCTACATATTGACTGCCCATTCCCCAGCAGAACAGCATACCCGCATGCTGGACGAGCATCGCATCCTCGGGCGTGCCATGCAGGTTCTCTACGACAACGCCATTTTGCGTGGCGATCAGCTTCAAGGCTCCCTTGCCAACATGGATACAGAGCTTCGTGTCGTCGTGGAGCAGCCTCCCGTTGATAAACTCATCCAACTCTTTCCACATGTTCCGTACAAGCTATCCATCGGCTACTCGGTAGGGCCGGTTCATATCGATTCCACCCGAGTTCGTTCAACGAAGCGCGTACTGGAACGGGATATTCGCATACGAGGGGAAGGTCATGGTTAA
- a CDS encoding ATP-binding protein yields MTNFEPNHNQWNYYEEMLRWLDIHLMRLLAVRAQQGEDYPLDQMRGVIVTEEEVVQLLEAAPPATQLWDAFAERLAACEERLHALHIQEAGSIPILVVADAFSLNRFELGCLFLCLSVELDRKYEKLFGYLLDDITCKSPTPELAMQLFCRTATERIEVWTTFAQKSKLGRLLLFTEGDMGGSGSWLSRPLKLDERLLHFLTTRDGGDASLPPWLSWSLPDQGLEPLVGESAIHLQERFDTLWETAGADSNRLLLHLHGPTGVGKRHRVKHLFHRVRRPVLFVDAERLIREEAFSRRLQQVLREVQLLRGVLCLHQFEVFLTEEVQTVGRKQLVMDELESFSGPIAIVAKSQWKPENALGKRIWLEMEVPSPDETERRRLWETGRVGMSFSQEIDVGVLAGKFKLNAGQINQALHRANEMAMQTKDGIITKTHLHEACFLQMRHALEKHATRLRPKYSWEDLILPEEQLTLLRNACNQVTYRNVVLGEWGFGRKLSYGKGVSMLFAGPPGTGKTMSAEVVAKELGLELFKIDLSQVISKYIGETEKNLHHIFSEAKIGNAILFFDEADALFGKRSEVKDSHDKYANVETAYLLQKMEEYEGVSILATNLLQNFDEAFMRRINYVVKFPFPEPYYREEIWRSMFPADTPRAADIDFEFLASKLHIAGGGIKNVVLAASFLAASEGTPVSMRHLIEAAKQELKKTGKLLLKEDLGEYANR; encoded by the coding sequence ATGACGAATTTCGAACCGAATCACAACCAGTGGAACTATTACGAAGAGATGCTTCGATGGCTAGATATTCATCTGATGCGCTTGCTGGCCGTACGAGCACAGCAGGGGGAAGATTATCCGCTAGATCAAATGAGGGGGGTGATTGTCACAGAGGAAGAAGTCGTGCAATTGCTCGAGGCAGCTCCGCCAGCAACGCAGCTATGGGACGCCTTCGCAGAGCGGTTGGCAGCATGCGAGGAACGACTTCATGCCCTGCACATACAAGAAGCGGGTAGCATACCGATTTTGGTAGTGGCAGACGCTTTTTCACTCAACCGCTTCGAGCTGGGGTGTTTATTTCTTTGTCTGTCAGTCGAGCTGGATCGGAAGTATGAAAAGCTGTTTGGCTACCTCCTCGATGATATTACGTGCAAGTCACCTACTCCTGAATTGGCAATGCAGCTATTTTGCCGGACAGCGACCGAGAGGATAGAGGTTTGGACTACGTTTGCGCAAAAAAGCAAGCTGGGCCGACTACTGCTTTTTACCGAGGGGGATATGGGTGGCAGCGGCTCTTGGCTCTCTCGACCGTTAAAGCTGGATGAACGACTGCTGCACTTTTTGACGACAAGGGATGGAGGTGATGCCAGTCTGCCGCCTTGGCTATCCTGGAGCTTGCCAGATCAAGGGCTGGAACCGTTGGTAGGAGAGAGCGCGATTCATTTGCAGGAGCGCTTTGACACATTGTGGGAAACGGCAGGAGCAGATTCAAATCGGCTTCTCCTGCATTTGCATGGTCCGACTGGCGTTGGAAAAAGGCATCGGGTGAAGCATCTGTTTCACCGCGTCAGGCGACCGGTGTTGTTCGTCGATGCAGAGCGCTTGATCCGCGAGGAAGCTTTTTCGCGCAGATTACAGCAGGTATTGCGGGAGGTGCAGCTGCTTCGGGGTGTGCTGTGCTTGCATCAGTTCGAGGTTTTTCTGACAGAAGAAGTCCAAACAGTTGGGCGCAAGCAGCTGGTGATGGATGAACTCGAAAGCTTTTCTGGTCCCATTGCCATTGTGGCGAAAAGTCAATGGAAGCCGGAAAACGCACTGGGGAAGCGGATTTGGCTGGAAATGGAGGTGCCAAGTCCAGATGAAACGGAAAGGAGGCGATTATGGGAGACAGGCCGTGTAGGCATGAGCTTTTCTCAAGAGATTGACGTAGGCGTTTTAGCAGGGAAATTCAAGCTGAATGCCGGGCAAATCAATCAGGCGCTTCACAGAGCAAACGAGATGGCGATGCAGACGAAAGACGGGATCATTACGAAAACACATCTCCACGAAGCTTGCTTCCTGCAAATGAGACATGCGCTAGAAAAGCACGCCACACGCTTGAGACCCAAATACAGCTGGGAAGATCTGATTTTGCCTGAGGAGCAACTGACTTTGTTGCGGAACGCCTGTAATCAGGTCACCTATCGAAATGTTGTTTTGGGAGAGTGGGGTTTTGGGAGAAAGCTTTCTTATGGGAAAGGCGTCAGCATGTTGTTTGCAGGTCCTCCGGGTACGGGCAAGACGATGTCGGCGGAAGTCGTAGCAAAAGAACTGGGTCTGGAGCTTTTTAAAATTGACTTGTCGCAGGTGATCAGCAAGTACATTGGGGAGACGGAAAAAAACCTCCACCATATCTTCTCGGAAGCGAAGATCGGCAATGCCATCCTCTTCTTTGACGAAGCCGATGCCCTTTTTGGCAAACGCTCAGAAGTGAAAGATTCGCACGACAAATACGCAAATGTGGAAACGGCCTACTTGCTGCAAAAGATGGAGGAGTACGAGGGGGTCTCCATTTTGGCGACGAATCTCCTGCAAAATTTTGACGAGGCCTTCATGCGCAGAATCAACTACGTGGTGAAGTTTCCTTTTCCGGAACCGTACTATCGCGAAGAAATATGGCGCAGCATGTTCCCGGCCGATACACCACGAGCTGCTGACATCGATTTTGAGTTTCTCGCTTCCAAGCTGCATATTGCGGGAGGCGGGATCAAAAATGTGGTGCTCGCTGCCTCTTTCTTGGCTGCATCGGAAGGCACGCCCGTTTCCATGCGTCATTTGATTGAGGCTGCGAAGCAGGAATTAAAAAAGACGGGTAAGCTGCTATTGAAAGAGGATTTGGGGGAGTATGCCAACAGGTAG
- a CDS encoding adenylate/guanylate cyclase domain-containing protein produces the protein MGNNKKYSWLTGLLIVFVGIGLLLAWNMDRSGKQDEPFQGINSIAANSQKDVVLITDGHQKLTSLYPDRTLRYQQVLEQNPEEGLENFTEVAIDEEGHAYVLITKLDSFGLRTVSERIVRMSPDGEIEQVVYEDSYGANSPYKRIGKVRSLQVAKDRLYFYVYQHPEVIAYQFVPSDSPPTQLYQIQLPNEVYVNEITGVDPRHTYVTTKRGEFFQVDVPQGSGEAQVKGPLYIHSERSETNRTVPDHVKVGPAGRLLFYNSDQNVIERFDPAHPDEIALIVPSKTFEQINSSDSSALTAFAVTPQYHIVVATDSQLAFLDQQGNVMTKLTSPSVSEKDRLKEWTWWTGLGVAILLFCVIQFLLFRLFRIPLIIKQTIVIAPLIVVPVFLQLEGTKLTFSFMEQENQTDLRLQAYVISTLIEGDKLDGINGAIDYMNADYQAVQANLKKLEVPDDVNVNRGLYKTIYKYTDGELFLMMDDNDSAEVFENVAIDDEFRSVVMKREIVSGKAQDRTGYWMYAMAPIYSSSGKLSGVLELGREMNGVRIQHNEMSRELGRGAALVWSICASLFFLFSWLTYRNIRNLQTNVSHMGKGDYSVVARVRSMDEIQKLAESFNQMAKRIRQYISNITRMSEANNRFVPQQFIHFLGKESILDVELGDQVEREMAVMRMSLQSFHAISHRLRPETTFRVINAFLKRFAPIVNENQGMITEYLDPGVLAVYSREAKDALDAAVQMRRTLADYNEQRAEKGYDPIELRVALHHGPLMLGIIGEATRLEAAIISDHVRVVEKMEKMAETLGACILMSDSLFAEMGESTSYRYRDLGWVHIEGEAQPMHLYDVYEGDADQIRTHKDETKELFEQAIVMYQNGRFHDARSAFLSVIKQNRWDQAARQYFYLCDEYAQKGAEQNWSGELKIS, from the coding sequence ATGGGAAATAACAAGAAGTATTCCTGGTTGACCGGACTGCTGATTGTATTTGTTGGGATCGGCTTGCTGCTCGCTTGGAACATGGATAGAAGCGGGAAGCAGGACGAACCGTTTCAAGGGATCAACAGCATCGCGGCCAATAGTCAAAAGGATGTCGTCCTCATAACGGATGGACACCAAAAGCTGACTAGCCTTTACCCCGATCGGACGCTACGGTACCAGCAAGTCCTGGAGCAAAATCCAGAAGAAGGCTTGGAAAATTTCACAGAGGTAGCCATCGACGAAGAAGGACATGCGTACGTGCTGATCACAAAGCTTGATAGCTTTGGCTTGCGGACCGTATCCGAGAGAATCGTGCGAATGTCGCCAGATGGAGAAATCGAACAAGTCGTGTATGAAGATTCCTATGGAGCGAACAGCCCGTACAAGCGAATTGGCAAGGTACGCTCCCTGCAAGTTGCGAAAGATCGTCTTTATTTTTATGTTTATCAACATCCTGAAGTGATTGCCTATCAATTTGTACCCTCTGATTCACCCCCCACACAACTCTATCAAATCCAATTGCCTAATGAAGTATACGTTAATGAAATCACAGGAGTAGACCCGCGTCATACCTATGTCACTACCAAGCGTGGAGAGTTTTTTCAGGTCGACGTTCCCCAAGGAAGCGGGGAAGCTCAAGTGAAAGGTCCGCTCTACATTCACTCCGAACGCTCGGAAACGAATCGTACCGTCCCCGATCATGTCAAAGTGGGGCCAGCAGGTCGTCTTCTTTTCTACAATTCTGATCAAAATGTCATTGAACGCTTCGATCCCGCACATCCAGATGAAATCGCCTTGATAGTGCCTTCCAAAACATTCGAGCAGATCAACTCGAGCGATAGCAGTGCCCTAACGGCGTTTGCTGTAACTCCCCAGTATCACATCGTAGTCGCCACAGATAGTCAACTCGCTTTCCTGGATCAACAAGGAAATGTGATGACCAAGCTCACGTCCCCGTCTGTATCCGAAAAAGACCGCTTGAAGGAATGGACCTGGTGGACAGGATTGGGCGTGGCAATTCTCCTGTTTTGTGTCATTCAGTTTCTGTTGTTTCGCCTCTTCCGGATTCCGTTGATTATCAAGCAAACGATTGTGATAGCTCCGCTCATTGTTGTCCCTGTATTCCTTCAACTGGAGGGAACGAAGCTGACCTTCTCGTTTATGGAGCAGGAAAATCAAACCGATCTTCGTCTCCAAGCCTATGTTATTTCTACGCTGATCGAAGGGGACAAGCTGGATGGAATCAATGGAGCGATTGATTACATGAATGCGGACTATCAAGCCGTACAGGCCAATCTGAAAAAACTGGAGGTCCCCGATGATGTGAATGTGAACAGGGGGCTGTATAAAACGATTTACAAATACACAGATGGCGAATTGTTTCTCATGATGGATGACAATGACAGCGCAGAAGTGTTTGAGAATGTGGCCATTGATGACGAGTTCCGCAGTGTGGTCATGAAACGGGAGATCGTCTCGGGTAAAGCTCAGGATCGGACAGGCTACTGGATGTACGCGATGGCCCCGATATACAGCTCCTCAGGCAAGCTATCCGGTGTGTTGGAGCTAGGCAGGGAAATGAACGGGGTCCGCATACAGCACAACGAAATGTCCCGTGAGCTAGGCCGTGGCGCTGCACTGGTCTGGTCGATTTGTGCGAGTCTATTCTTCCTTTTCTCGTGGCTGACATACCGAAACATCCGCAATCTCCAAACGAACGTCTCCCATATGGGAAAAGGCGACTACAGTGTGGTGGCCAGGGTTCGCTCCATGGATGAAATTCAAAAGCTGGCAGAAAGCTTCAACCAAATGGCAAAGCGCATTCGTCAGTACATTTCGAATATCACGAGGATGAGCGAGGCCAACAATCGCTTTGTGCCGCAGCAGTTTATCCATTTTCTCGGGAAGGAAAGCATACTCGACGTAGAGCTGGGTGATCAGGTAGAGCGGGAAATGGCCGTTATGCGGATGAGTCTGCAATCGTTTCATGCCATCTCCCATCGTCTGCGACCAGAGACGACCTTCCGCGTCATCAATGCGTTTCTCAAGCGGTTTGCTCCGATTGTAAACGAGAATCAAGGGATGATTACGGAATATCTCGATCCCGGGGTGCTTGCTGTTTATTCAAGAGAGGCAAAAGACGCGTTGGATGCGGCGGTACAGATGCGCCGTACGTTAGCAGACTATAACGAGCAACGGGCAGAAAAAGGATACGATCCGATTGAATTGCGGGTTGCGCTGCATCACGGTCCGCTGATGTTGGGGATTATTGGCGAGGCGACGCGTCTGGAGGCTGCGATTATATCGGATCATGTCCGCGTGGTGGAGAAAATGGAAAAGATGGCGGAAACACTCGGGGCCTGCATCCTGATGTCCGATTCGCTGTTTGCCGAGATGGGAGAGAGTACATCGTATCGATATCGTGATTTAGGCTGGGTGCATATCGAGGGAGAGGCTCAGCCGATGCATTTGTACGACGTATACGAGGGGGACGCTGACCAGATTCGTACGCACAAGGATGAGACGAAGGAATTGTTTGAGCAAGCGATTGTGATGTATCAGAATGGGAGATTTCACGATGCACGATCCGCTTTTCTGTCCGTCATCAAGCAAAATCGCTGGGATCAGGCGGCGCGACAGTATTTCTACTTATGTGATGAATACGCGCAAAAAGGGGCCGAACAAAATTGGTCTGGCGAGTTGAAAATATCGTAG
- a CDS encoding DUF4280 domain-containing protein encodes MGQLVCGGAMLQCSFGAAPSSLMVLPVNRVTTSMPIANIMDNKPMVNVLPFGMCNTMSNPQVAAATAAKLGVFTPVPCVPVTAAPWVPGSPTVLVANMPALNQTSKLMCSWGGVISITNPGQATIQVP; translated from the coding sequence ATGGGACAACTCGTCTGCGGAGGAGCCATGCTACAGTGCAGCTTTGGTGCTGCTCCCAGTTCACTCATGGTGCTCCCGGTGAATCGCGTCACAACCAGTATGCCGATCGCAAACATTATGGACAATAAACCGATGGTAAACGTCCTTCCATTCGGGATGTGCAATACGATGTCCAACCCTCAGGTCGCAGCAGCCACAGCGGCGAAGCTGGGCGTTTTCACTCCGGTCCCCTGCGTTCCTGTCACAGCCGCCCCTTGGGTTCCTGGCTCCCCTACTGTTCTCGTGGCCAACATGCCTGCCCTCAATCAAACCTCCAAGCTCATGTGCAGCTGGGGTGGCGTCATTTCGATCACGAACCCCGGACAAGCGACGATTCAGGTTCCCTGA
- a CDS encoding MORN repeat-containing protein, with protein MDKQLQKLTEQTIVDPLTQPLKKWGQDWIKKGAALPKQALDWIKNGIAGLFTQKETSLNDYVHIGRFYIAKRFLILTGLFLLVLAYFLFINPPDALNRFLQRPIVIHLKTPNQQISDTGLAIIYNPEGTMIYSGQLVDGLYDGKGELYDDNGKLLYSGEFKSGTPQGFGKGYRKGVLVYQGGFENGVYAGQGALFNDNQQVVFQGNFKNGKLDGAGQELYTNGAIKYEGAFKNGVYNGAGRLFTKDGKLLYDGLFDNGFYGGEGTDYYENGLAQYKGQFVDGRYNGAGSLFDRDGKLVYEGHFRNGHFNGAGTKFSTNGSIIYQGDFLLGVYHGQGELKDASGITLYKGGFAEGYYHGTGELRSAEDALLYQGQFRAGAYDGIGVLYDKEGLPLYKGYFREGRIDLPGFIGISRSKLEEIMGKPDDDTPKELEGAAPLPADQKVPEVPPAKDTTLSPQKLAYREMNMAFTLEPAPGHPSKQIVTAVHVYHPQVISIVKEDRNELDSKAAILPKTSSTYANRTGAITSYLVDPYLYLYFYQAQQKEPVQLDVTKVEGV; from the coding sequence ATGGACAAACAACTCCAAAAACTAACGGAACAAACGATTGTCGACCCGCTCACCCAGCCGCTCAAAAAATGGGGGCAGGATTGGATAAAAAAAGGAGCCGCCCTCCCCAAGCAAGCCCTCGATTGGATCAAGAACGGCATTGCCGGCCTATTCACCCAAAAAGAAACTTCACTCAACGATTACGTGCATATCGGCCGTTTTTACATCGCCAAACGCTTTCTCATTTTGACAGGACTATTCCTCCTTGTCCTGGCCTACTTTCTGTTCATCAACCCTCCCGATGCCCTTAACCGCTTTTTGCAACGTCCCATCGTCATTCATTTAAAAACTCCCAATCAACAGATTTCCGACACCGGTCTGGCGATCATTTACAACCCGGAAGGCACGATGATCTATTCGGGCCAGCTCGTGGATGGTCTGTATGACGGAAAAGGCGAGCTCTATGACGACAATGGGAAGCTTCTATACAGCGGCGAGTTTAAAAGCGGCACTCCGCAAGGCTTCGGCAAAGGATACCGGAAAGGCGTTCTCGTCTATCAAGGCGGGTTTGAAAATGGGGTATACGCTGGTCAAGGAGCGTTGTTCAACGACAACCAGCAAGTTGTTTTTCAGGGAAATTTCAAAAATGGGAAGCTGGATGGAGCCGGTCAGGAATTGTACACAAATGGCGCAATCAAATACGAAGGCGCTTTTAAAAATGGGGTGTACAACGGAGCTGGCAGACTTTTTACGAAGGATGGAAAGCTACTCTACGACGGACTGTTTGACAATGGATTCTACGGCGGCGAAGGAACTGATTACTACGAAAACGGGCTCGCTCAGTATAAAGGTCAATTTGTGGACGGCAGATACAACGGGGCCGGGAGTCTTTTTGATCGGGATGGCAAGCTCGTGTATGAAGGTCATTTTCGAAACGGGCACTTCAATGGAGCCGGAACCAAATTCTCCACCAATGGCAGCATCATCTATCAAGGTGATTTTTTGCTGGGTGTGTATCACGGGCAGGGCGAGCTGAAAGATGCAAGTGGCATAACACTGTATAAAGGCGGCTTTGCCGAAGGGTATTATCACGGAACGGGAGAGCTTCGTTCTGCTGAAGACGCACTGTTGTATCAAGGGCAATTTCGGGCAGGTGCCTACGACGGCATCGGGGTACTCTACGACAAGGAAGGCTTGCCGTTGTACAAGGGGTACTTCCGCGAAGGGCGCATTGATTTGCCAGGATTCATTGGCATCTCCCGGAGCAAGCTGGAGGAAATCATGGGCAAGCCCGACGATGACACACCGAAGGAACTCGAAGGTGCTGCCCCTCTTCCTGCTGATCAAAAAGTACCCGAAGTTCCACCAGCGAAGGATACCACCTTATCACCGCAAAAACTTGCGTATCGTGAAATGAACATGGCTTTTACACTTGAACCAGCACCCGGACACCCTAGCAAGCAAATTGTCACTGCCGTCCACGTCTATCACCCACAGGTCATCTCGATCGTCAAAGAAGATCGGAACGAGCTCGACAGCAAAGCGGCCATTTTGCCCAAGACATCCTCCACGTACGCTAACCGCACTGGCGCTATCACGAGCTATTTGGTCGATCCGTATCTGTATCTCTATTTCTATCAAGCACAGCAAAAGGAACCCGTACAATTGGACGTGACAAAAGTAGAGGGGGTGTAA